Below is a window of Micromonas commoda chromosome 14, complete sequence DNA.
TCCGTCAGGGTATCCCTCCGCATCAGCAGCGTCATCATGTCCCCACCCGGAAGGTACTCCATCACCAGGTAGAGAAACTCGTCGTCCTGGAACGAGTAGTAGAGCTTcaccaccgcctcgtcgtgaACTTCCGCCAGGAGGTTACGCTCAGCCTTGACGTGGTCCAcctgaccgcggcggaccatCTCCGTCTTTTTGAGCTTCTTCATGGCGTAGATCTGCCCGTTCGACCTGTCGCGCACGAGCCGCACCTCGCCGaaagcgccgcggccgatgaTGGTGAGCGGCTCAAAGTCATCCGCGGTGAGCTTGGCGCGCTTCAACCGGGTGTACTTGCGCTCCTGCTCGTCCAGCTCCTGCAGGAGCTCCTGCTTGGCTTCCACGGGTAGCTCCTCGTCtccggcgaccgccgcgcgtcgctccatGCGCTGCTGTAAGGACCTCTGCTGGTTGCGGTAGAGGTTCTCGATGTACGCCTTGGCGGCATCCACGCGCTTCTGGGTCTCGGGCGTGGGGGGCTctacgcccgcgcccggcgcgccgccggcgggaggGGGTCTGGTGGCTCCTCCCATCTTACCGAGCCAACCCGTTCCGCCCGGGCTGCTCATCTAGGTGTCGATGCGGCTACGTTCGTGCGGGTGTGTGGGTGGTGTGTGGGGTCCAAACGCGTGGTTGGGGATTGGGGGTGCCAAAAGCGTATCCGATACGGGGGCCCTCGAAGGCGGGACCGGGTTGCCGTGACGGACGCCTCCGTCTCCCGAATCGATCGATCTCGCGTCGATGCGCGGGCGATCCAGACCGAAGGTTGCGGGATGCGACGTCGCTCGGGCGACTGAACGTCCGGTCCACGGTGTGGTGGGGGTCAACGCCGTGTCCCTTCGGAATATTTTTGACGGCACGGCACCCGTGTGAAAAGAAGGCTGGAGTTTCAAACTTTGCGCGACAGTTGaggggcgcccgcgggtgtGGGCGGGGATGGACCCCGACGTGCTGGTATCGCACCTGGACGACTTCCGCGACGTGCTCATCAAGATCAACGATGATGTGAGTGCCGACGAACCCCGCGCATCCCCCGTTCCCCGGCGCTGACCCGCACCGAATCGGGCACCCCCACCTCCCCGCTCTTCTCGGAGATCCCCCCCATGCTCCTCTCGGAAAGGGCGCCGGGCGATcgaccgacgcgcgtccccgcgtaTCCCGGCTCCACTGCCCGTCCCGCGCTCACGTTCCTCGTCCATCCTCGGGAGacgtcgtcgaacccgcgctGAACCCCTCGCCCCGTCCGACGCAGCTGTCGCACGCCAAGTCCCAGTTTGAACGTCTGAAACGgatggacgtggacgagcaGGCGGCGTTTGTCGACGAACACACCCGCGGcctggacgcgacgatggccgcgatggacgccctggcggacgacgcgtgcgcacACTTTCGTAGGGgccacgcggacgccgcgacgggcctGGAGGAGACCGAGCACGCGCTGCGCAGGCAGGCTTCCGAGGTTAGCGTCGCGTTGCTGTCGCAGGATGGCGACCTCAAACAAACGCGAACCGCGCTGGACAATCTGCGTGAGTTCACTCGCGCGGAGTTGAGGCACCAGCGCGAGGTCAGCGAGTGgaccgtccgcgccgcgcacgatTTCCTGGAGGACCTGCGGGAGGATAAGAggaaggtggcggcggagacggtggggcgggtggggcggtggcacgcgggcgctcggacgcggcggttggCGCGTCACCGGGAGACGTTTGGAGCGCTCTCCGCGCACATCGAGCGGAGCGCGGAGACGCAAGGGGCGAAGACGCTGGAGCTGCGTGAGGTGATCGACAGGGCGGACAGGCGGCTGGGTATCAGACGCCGGTGATTGAGGAGGTGCATAGCGACGTAGCCACGCAATCGACGCGGTAGCCAAAACGCATCCGATAAAAGTGAAGATCCGAGAAACTGAAAGTCGGCGCCCCGCGAGTGATTTGCCCTTACGACCCTCCCGTGACGGGGAGGGGCACAAAGGTGGGCGCGGAATAGGGTCGCAGAGATGGAATGTCGCGCGATGGCATCGCTTCATgcgaccgcctcgacgtccgcggctccccgcgcgcctcgtctcGACGTGCGATGCATGGCCCGCAAGCCCACGCGGCTGAGCCAGAACAAGAAGAATGCAAAGTTGCGGGAcaacgcggagaaggcgcggcggaccaagcttcgccgcgagctgaaCTCGCGATCCACCGCCCCGGGCGAGCTCACGCCGCAGCAGCGCGTGGATGCGGCGGATCACGAGGCCAGGCGGTGGCTCGGGCAGCACTTCCTCATCGACCACTCCgtcatcctcgacgccctcgacgcggcggcggtgacggacgGCGACAGGATCCTGGAGATCGGCCCGGGCACCGGGAACCTCACCGTGGAGCTGGTCAAAGCCGGCGCCGTGATCAccgcggtggagaaggaCAGGAACCTCGCGGATAAACTCAGGACGCAatacgacggcgacgacgccgtcaccgtgCACGAGGCCGACTTCCTCAAGTGGAACGTGGCGAGGGAATTCGAGCACGTCACGGCTAaagtcgccgagctcaacgcgATCGGTGCCGACGAGCGGGGCGTCTACCCCGGGGACGCGCACCGCGCCAAGGTGGTGGCCAACATCCCGTACAACATCACCACGGACATCCTGAAGACGTTGCTGCCGATGGGCGACACCTTCGGGGACATGGTGTTCATGTTCCAGGAGGAGGTTGCGCGGCGGCTGATTCGGCAAGAttccggcgcgagcgactaCCGCCCAATGTCCGTGCGCGTCCACTACTACTCCGAACCCTACTACATCAGGCCGGTCACCGCGTCGTGCTTCGACCCGCCCCCGAACGTCGAGTCCTGTCTCGTGGGGTTCAGGCCCAAACCCAGGCGGGAGCTGCCGGCGCTGCGGGGCACGGAGAAGCAGTTCTTCTCATTCGTCCAGGCGTGTTTCGCGCAGAAGAGGAAGATGCTCAAGAACAACCTGCGCGCGgtgtgcgacgacgaggtcatcgccgcggcgctcgaggacctcGGCCGGGACGAGAAGACCCGCGCGCAGCAGCTGACGATGGACGAGTACGTCCGCCTCTTCAACTTTGTTCGCATGAAGGGGGCTGGGCAAAGGGAGTCAGAGTCGAATCGGATCGAATCGGCGAATCCAAAGGAATCCAAGAGCGTCCGCGAGAGGCGAGCGAGGGTGGAGAGGGCTACGTCCAGGCTCGTGGCCCAGGCGGTGGGCCGCGACGTTTcagacgaagacgacgacgacgaagagggcATCATCGAGGTCTGACGGTCCCTTTTTTAGGTTCTTTCTTTGATGGTACTCATCCAACTGTAGCGTCACATCGAccccttgagcgcggcgagtctAGCCTTCACCTCGGGGTCcatctcgtcggcgtccttgcccgccgccttcgccgccgccttcttcttcatcACCTTCTCCTGAATCTCCGCCGTGATGGGCGTGTTCCACCAGATGGGCCCGCCGTTctgcccgtcgccgctgacgcAGGAGATGCACCCGGTCTTGACGTTTGGCGTGAGCTGCTGCTggggcgccctcgacgccatcggaACCCTGCAGATGGACGCAGTGCCAAAGTTGGTGTCGCCCTTCTGGATGGAGAGGAGCGAGCACAGGTTCTCGTACCCGGGCTTGCGCCACTTGGAGATGAGCGCCTGGTCCGCGACCTTCTCCCTGCAGAGGTAATCGTACAGCTCGTCGCCCATGACCTTGCGCTTGTATCGGAGGTCCCAGATGAAGCGATTCTTCTCCCAGTGGATTCGGTGGATGCGCCAGGTGAGCTCGTTCTTCCGTTTGCCCTCGTGTTCTTCGGCCACCGCGTCCTTCATCTGCTGCTCGAAGTCCTCGATGGACTCTTCGATGAGATCCCAGCCCTCGGGCGGGCGCTTGCGCTTGAGCCTCCGCCTGAACGACATACCTCCTCCTCTGCCGCTCGCTACTCGGCTCTAAATTGACTCGATCTAGGGTTTCCGCGGCCTTTGTCCCGGGTTTGCGCGCGTGAATCGAGCGGATTCGAGCCCAGACTACAAACCGAGCGTGAGATACCCGGGTCTTCGAGCGATGAGGCGCGTCGAGACGGTTGtgcggcgcggtgcccggGGACCGGTGCTGTGAACGCGAGCGGAGGTGGCTCTGGTTTTTTGGCTTTTCCGTGGCGATTGACGAGTCATGTCACAGCAGCTTGCCACTCCTTGCCGTCCAAACGCCCAGTTTGAATATCTCGGGGCGCAGGTGGAGCGCAGTAGCGaggggcgccgggcgacgaaggggaacccgcgcgcgcgttggacCGAATATCGCGCGCCCGGATCGAacccatcgacgcggcggcgcgctcgtggccCATCGAGGCAAGTCACGCGGGGGTCGATaggcgcccgacgcgtgcgaTCCGAACGCCATGGCTCTTCAAATCGCCGCCCTCAACGACCCGACCCGGGGCGGTGGCCGGCacggctccgccgccgcccgggccgcCGCCAGGCGCACGACCGAGGCCGAGGAATCCCGACTCACGTCCAAGTACGAGCACGCGCTGCTGTTCatgcgcgacggggcgctggaggacgcggagaggGAGCTTCGGTCCATCCTCGACCACGACATGATGTCGGGACCGCCGAACCATCGCCCCGTCGAGGAGTaccccgccccggccccAAAGCCCacgcgggacgcggaggactcGGACACCGACGACAACTCGGAGTACGAATCGGAAGACGACACCCCGGAGATGACGCTcacgtcgacgatgacgcagGTCAAGTTCCTGGCGCTCAAGAACCTCGgcaggctcgtcgcggacagAGCCGAGAGACGCGAAAGGGAGTTGAACGATTcatacgacgacgacgcccgtcAACttcacctcgacgccgacttcgccctcgcgctccgctgctacgccgccgcggtggagatcGACGGGACGGACGCCTCGCTGTGGaggcgcctcggcgcgctcgcggcgtcgcgacgactACCCCACGTCGCCAGGTACGCGCTCGAAAGGGGGCTGGCCATCGCGCCTACACACCCGCTCATgctcgaggacctcgcggagaCGCTGCTGGCAGTGGGGGAcctggacgcgtgcgcgcacATCGCGACGCTCCTGCGGAAGGTGGACCCGGGacacgcgcgggcggcgcgaatgcgcgacgacccgggcGGGGTGACGCCGCTCGCCAAGTTTTCTCGGGCGGCAAAATTTTTATCCTCGACTTCGAtcaacgcggacgacgcgggcgaccccaacacgc
It encodes the following:
- a CDS encoding predicted protein; this encodes MDPDVLVSHLDDFRDVLIKINDDLSHAKSQFERLKRMDVDEQAAFVDEHTRGLDATMAAMDALADDACAHFRRGHADAATGLEETEHALRRQASEVSVALLSQDGDLKQTRTALDNLREFTRAELRHQREVSEWTVRAAHDFLEDLREDKRKVAAETVGRVGRWHAGARTRRLARHRETFGALSAHIERSAETQGAKTLELREVIDRADRRLGIRRR
- a CDS encoding predicted protein codes for the protein RRWLGQHFLIDHSVILDALDAAAVTDGDRILEIGPGTGNLTVELVKAGAVITAVEKDRNLADKLRTQYDGDDAVTVHEADFLKWNVAREFEHRGVYPGDAHRAKVVANIPYNITTDILKTLLPMGDTFGDMVFMFQEEVARRLIRQDSGASDYRPMSVRVHYYSEPYYIRPVTASCFDPPPNVESCLVGFRPKPRRELPALRGTEKQFFSFVQACFAQKRKMLKNNLRAVCDDEVIAAALEDLGRDEKTRAQQLTMDEYVRLFNFV
- a CDS encoding predicted protein, which produces RRLKRKRPPEGWDLIEESIEDFEQQMKDAVAEEHEGKRKNELTWRIHRIHWEKNRFIWDLRYKRKVMGDELYDYLCREKVADQALISKWRKPGYENLCSLLSIQKGDTNFGTASICRVPMASRAPQQQLTPNVKTGCISCVSGD